From Podospora bellae-mahoneyi strain CBS 112042 chromosome 3, whole genome shotgun sequence, the proteins below share one genomic window:
- a CDS encoding hypothetical protein (COG:G; EggNog:ENOG503PNNH): MSSDQSFEVVESSEVFVEEADGWVFHSTKLIIKQVGQYFSARIPTRLASIATIDLDSISMTAIPTNNIWPPFEPGITIISEPLTAEHFYKRPSLLQYGDTEASLNPGRELLKEAKICEILRQRPHPNIATYLGSVVEDNRIKGLVFRKYAMTLSQRLRVPRLLDGERCLRAIEDGLLHLHSLGLIHNDLNPSNIMFDNDDNVVIIDFDSCEKQGAALGPKTYTPGWSPKSRSAEENNDYFNLSKLRDLITGAGLVTRAGDQGLEQ, encoded by the exons ATGTCGTCCG ATCAGAGCTTTGAAGTCGTCGAGTCCAGCGAGGTCTtcgtggaggaggctgaCGGCTGGGTCTTCCACTCGACCAAGTTAATCATCAAGCAGGTTGGCCAATACTTCTCTGCGAGAATCCCCACGCGACTTGCATCCATAGCTACGATCGACCTCGACAGTATTAGCATGACTGCCATCCCAACTAATAATATTTGGCCGCCATTCGAACCGGGCATAACTATCATATCCGAGCCCCTGACTGCCGAGCATTTCTACAAGAGACCAAGTCTTCTTCAGTACGGGGATACTGAGGCATCTCTTAATCCTGGAAGAGAGCTTCTGAAGGAAGCCAAAATTTGCGAGATCCTCAGGCAGCGACCACATCCCAATATCGCCACATATCTTGGCTCAGTCGTCGAGGACAACAGAATCAAAGGTCTTGTCTTTCGGAAGTACGCGATGACTCTCTCTCAAAGGCTCCGGGTCCCTAGGCTGCTAGATGGGGAGCGTTGTCTGCGAGCGATTGAAGATGggcttctccatcttcattCTTTGGGCTTGATCCACAATGACCTGAACCCAAGCAACATCATGTTCGACAACGACGATAACGTCGTGATTATTGATTTCGACTCCTGCGAAAAACAAGGTGCTGCGTTGGGTCCCAAGACATACACTCCAGGCTGGTCTCCGAAATCCCGGTCTGCTGAGGAGAACAATGACTATTTTAACTTGTCCAAACTACGGGACCTTATCACGGGAGCAGGTTTGGTGACAAGGGCAGGAgatcagggcttggaacagTAG